One segment of Pseudomonas sp. FP2196 DNA contains the following:
- a CDS encoding RHS repeat-associated core domain-containing protein: protein MTTNTAVATKREPQVAVVPLNLIMVEDVGRSAAQFDAWLREISGDLVTLERIKTVAGALPVVGNIMALVDALNDVVTLSNSPRQDPLNWVSLGINLIGVLPMPPNMAAARMSLRPTLFLVRQEVAKVGKLVLGDALINVVVGHLNADIVGVIDDFVKQAQAKLKELLSDAGELGEKILNEIAVGLERVVNGQLDAKGNLKAAEQMASAASDQLLHDPMSAISNIFGAAANVYKAAGKGVANSAAEHLLPEQAKKKVLAHTKSLRAMGPELRTQLNKLSDPAVQSSIGALLVVLASAVAAWRMRNAHGQGGNVKPGMTSQSRRLASDGKVEVSRGESKPKSRPNDEKNEVCPATCKRINFAMGTETFDHSDFSLPGAFPIDWTRTYCSDLSAYDSGILGARWITPFTTRIDEQDDGLVFYDADGRSHTYPLPKIGQFHYDAIENITLLHVSEGQLLLCRGFERKETYSRHGQSYLLVGVVLRSGAGIMLHHEHRYGETPVLSDLISYQENDITKVHRHLGTLIDAHGRLTGLWEIRDGAPQRQLCAYEYDVQGDLVLAQDENGAAWSYQYEHHLIRRYTDRTGRGMNLHWQGAGADAKAVREWADDGSFDTRLEWDENIRLTYVTDAHGNETWHYYDSLGYTYRIRHADGLSEWLFRDEAKNVVRHVHPDGATDRYSYDERGNRLEHIRADNSVVHFAYDDHDQLIKIMDAEGGLWMRAYDDAGNLVETVDPLGNKTEYAYDKKGLPIAIKDANGNEKTLEYNDAGQLLKYVDCSGKTSAWEYNDRGLMICATDAAGQSTEYEYKSGQVALLRHPDKTEERFERDAEGRLLAHVDGLDRCTTWSYTAAGFVEERVDAAEQTLRYRWDRLGRLQALENQNERSAQFLYDPVGRLLTETGFDGRLTRYQYDISSGRLSTVATGDRVVRVAYDEMGRVTERLASLGDQSQAERYAYDGRGNMILASNADSRVQWFHDPAGNMVREHQHYLALEKPLVAVWQHEYDVLNQRVATIRPDGHRVSWLTYGSGHLLALRLNEHELLGYERDDMHREVARHQGNRLVQTQRWDPAGRLQEQLLGRSDDKSVLLKREYTYDAAGQLNEINDTRRGQLSYRYDPVSRLLSAVSRLGVETFDFDPAGNLLDEKAAESRRPLELTPPRSKLVDNLLREYAGTHYEYDDRGNQIKRWRDGAFSEMRWDLFDRLVHFEDAKLSVEFVYDALGRRLLKNSRVHYKQRPAAGSLWNSAEHARLQREHGCGFTLYGWDGDNLAWESCAAQQDGKAGRTIHYVFEPGTFIPVAQAMSNHSINLMGLPDYDEDYSLEDDPLWNRSAVSPPIDVLNWYQCDHLGTPQEMTDQNGDVVWSAQYKAWGEIREERSQWAKQQGIANPIRFQGQYHDHETGLHYNRHRYYDPTIGRFICQDPIGYAGGIHLYEYAPNPTGWIDPFGLAKSGRWEQVGNGRVRIDPPHVENTNQQVHAHCQCKARRAEVVVNKDGSQSHGTRGSISELTRKEKEYLREQGFNL, encoded by the coding sequence ATGACGACCAATACCGCTGTTGCAACCAAACGTGAACCACAAGTCGCCGTTGTTCCCCTGAATCTGATCATGGTGGAAGACGTGGGTCGCAGTGCGGCTCAATTCGACGCCTGGTTACGAGAGATCAGTGGCGATCTGGTCACATTGGAGCGCATCAAGACGGTCGCAGGCGCACTGCCTGTTGTCGGCAACATCATGGCGCTGGTCGATGCGCTGAACGATGTTGTGACGCTCTCGAACAGCCCACGACAAGATCCTCTTAACTGGGTCAGTCTAGGGATCAACCTGATAGGTGTCTTACCGATGCCGCCGAACATGGCGGCCGCGCGCATGAGCTTGCGTCCAACTTTGTTCCTCGTTCGCCAGGAGGTCGCCAAGGTCGGCAAGCTGGTGTTGGGCGATGCGTTGATCAACGTCGTGGTCGGTCATTTGAACGCTGACATTGTTGGTGTGATTGATGATTTCGTTAAGCAGGCACAAGCCAAACTCAAGGAATTGCTCAGTGATGCAGGGGAGTTAGGTGAGAAGATCCTCAACGAAATTGCCGTCGGCTTGGAGAGAGTCGTAAACGGGCAGCTCGATGCTAAAGGCAATTTGAAAGCGGCAGAACAGATGGCCAGCGCTGCCAGCGATCAATTGCTCCATGATCCTATGAGCGCGATCAGCAACATCTTTGGCGCTGCGGCGAACGTTTACAAGGCAGCGGGGAAAGGCGTGGCTAACAGTGCCGCCGAACATCTCTTGCCGGAGCAGGCGAAGAAAAAAGTTCTGGCTCATACGAAATCGCTGCGCGCCATGGGGCCTGAGCTGCGCACGCAGTTGAACAAGTTGAGTGACCCGGCCGTTCAAAGCTCCATTGGCGCACTGTTGGTGGTGCTGGCCAGCGCGGTTGCAGCGTGGCGTATGCGCAATGCGCACGGGCAGGGCGGTAACGTCAAACCAGGCATGACCAGTCAGTCCCGACGCCTTGCCAGCGACGGGAAGGTCGAAGTCAGCCGGGGTGAGTCGAAGCCGAAGTCGCGCCCCAATGACGAAAAAAACGAAGTGTGTCCTGCGACCTGCAAGCGCATCAACTTTGCCATGGGGACAGAGACGTTTGATCACTCGGATTTCAGCTTGCCCGGCGCATTCCCCATTGATTGGACCCGCACGTATTGCTCAGACCTGAGCGCTTATGATTCGGGCATTTTGGGTGCGCGCTGGATCACCCCGTTCACCACTCGCATCGATGAGCAGGACGATGGGCTGGTGTTCTACGATGCCGACGGTCGAAGTCACACCTATCCGTTACCCAAGATTGGCCAGTTCCATTACGACGCGATTGAAAACATCACCTTGCTGCATGTCAGCGAGGGACAGTTGCTGCTATGTCGCGGGTTCGAGCGTAAGGAAACCTACAGCCGTCATGGGCAAAGTTACCTGCTGGTTGGCGTTGTGTTGCGTAGTGGTGCCGGAATCATGCTGCACCATGAGCATCGTTACGGCGAGACTCCGGTGTTATCCGACCTGATTAGCTATCAGGAAAATGACATCACCAAAGTACATCGTCATCTCGGTACGCTGATTGATGCTCATGGTCGGTTGACCGGTCTATGGGAGATCCGTGACGGGGCGCCACAACGCCAGTTGTGTGCTTATGAATATGATGTGCAGGGCGACCTGGTTCTCGCTCAGGATGAAAATGGGGCGGCTTGGTCGTATCAATATGAGCATCACCTGATCAGGCGCTACACCGACCGAACCGGGCGCGGGATGAACTTGCATTGGCAGGGTGCCGGCGCCGATGCCAAGGCGGTGCGCGAGTGGGCCGATGACGGCAGTTTCGACACACGTCTGGAATGGGACGAGAACATTCGTCTGACGTATGTCACGGATGCTCACGGCAACGAGACGTGGCACTACTACGACAGCTTGGGCTACACGTATCGCATTCGTCACGCCGACGGTTTGTCGGAGTGGTTGTTCCGTGATGAGGCGAAAAACGTAGTCCGGCATGTGCATCCGGATGGGGCCACCGATCGCTATAGCTACGACGAGCGTGGCAATCGGCTTGAGCATATTCGCGCCGATAACAGCGTGGTGCACTTCGCCTATGACGACCACGACCAACTGATCAAAATCATGGACGCAGAGGGCGGGCTGTGGATGCGCGCCTATGACGATGCCGGCAACCTGGTTGAAACGGTCGATCCGCTCGGCAACAAGACTGAGTACGCCTACGACAAAAAAGGTTTGCCGATTGCAATCAAGGATGCCAATGGCAATGAGAAGACCCTCGAATACAACGACGCGGGACAATTACTCAAATATGTCGATTGCTCAGGCAAGACAAGCGCATGGGAGTATAACGATCGCGGCTTGATGATCTGCGCAACCGACGCCGCAGGGCAGAGCACCGAGTACGAGTACAAGTCTGGGCAAGTAGCGCTCCTCAGGCACCCGGACAAAACAGAGGAGCGTTTTGAACGCGATGCTGAGGGTAGGCTTCTAGCTCATGTCGACGGGTTAGATCGCTGTACAACCTGGAGCTACACGGCGGCGGGTTTCGTCGAAGAACGAGTGGATGCTGCCGAACAGACTTTACGGTATCGGTGGGATCGCCTGGGACGTTTGCAGGCCCTGGAGAACCAGAACGAGCGCTCGGCACAATTCCTCTATGATCCTGTCGGACGATTATTAACGGAAACAGGCTTTGACGGGCGCCTGACTCGCTATCAGTACGACATCTCTTCTGGACGCCTTTCAACGGTCGCGACCGGTGACCGCGTTGTGAGGGTAGCGTACGACGAGATGGGCCGTGTGACGGAGCGTCTTGCGTCGCTTGGCGATCAGTCTCAGGCGGAGCGTTACGCCTATGACGGCAGGGGCAACATGATCCTTGCCAGTAACGCGGACAGCAGAGTGCAGTGGTTCCATGATCCTGCTGGCAATATGGTGCGCGAGCATCAGCATTATCTTGCTTTGGAGAAACCACTGGTTGCTGTCTGGCAGCATGAGTACGACGTACTCAACCAACGCGTGGCCACGATCCGTCCTGACGGTCATCGGGTCAGTTGGTTGACCTACGGCAGCGGTCATCTCTTGGCGTTGCGTCTGAACGAGCATGAGCTGCTTGGCTATGAGCGGGATGACATGCATCGCGAAGTGGCTCGGCACCAAGGCAATCGTCTGGTGCAGACGCAGAGGTGGGATCCGGCCGGACGCTTGCAAGAGCAACTGTTGGGTCGCAGTGACGACAAGTCGGTTTTGCTTAAGCGTGAGTACACCTACGATGCTGCAGGACAGCTAAACGAAATCAACGATACGCGCCGTGGACAATTGTCCTACCGCTATGATCCGGTCAGCAGACTGCTAAGCGCGGTCAGCCGGCTGGGTGTTGAAACGTTCGACTTTGACCCGGCAGGTAACCTGCTCGATGAGAAAGCAGCCGAGAGTCGGCGGCCTTTGGAGTTGACTCCGCCACGCAGCAAGTTGGTCGATAACCTGTTGCGCGAGTATGCAGGTACTCACTACGAATATGATGATCGTGGTAATCAGATAAAACGTTGGCGCGATGGTGCTTTCAGCGAAATGCGTTGGGATCTGTTTGATCGGCTGGTGCATTTCGAGGATGCCAAGCTTTCGGTGGAATTTGTCTACGACGCTCTTGGGCGACGGTTGCTGAAGAATTCGCGAGTGCACTACAAGCAGCGGCCGGCGGCAGGCTCGCTGTGGAATAGCGCTGAGCACGCTCGTCTGCAGCGAGAGCATGGCTGTGGCTTTACGCTGTACGGTTGGGATGGCGATAACCTGGCATGGGAAAGTTGTGCTGCACAGCAGGATGGTAAAGCGGGGCGCACTATCCATTATGTATTTGAACCGGGAACGTTCATTCCTGTAGCTCAGGCGATGTCAAATCACTCCATCAATCTGATGGGGTTGCCTGATTATGACGAAGACTACAGCTTGGAGGATGATCCGCTCTGGAATCGTTCCGCGGTATCGCCCCCAATCGATGTATTGAATTGGTACCAATGCGACCACTTGGGCACTCCTCAGGAAATGACCGATCAGAACGGAGACGTCGTATGGAGCGCTCAGTACAAGGCCTGGGGTGAGATTCGGGAGGAGCGGTCGCAGTGGGCGAAGCAGCAAGGTATTGCTAACCCTATCCGATTCCAGGGGCAGTACCATGATCATGAGACGGGGCTGCACTACAACAGGCATCGCTACTATGACCCTACGATAGGTCGCTTTATCTGCCAAGATCCTATTGGCTACGCAGGGGGGATACATCTATATGAATACGCTCCGAACCCGACTGGATGGATCGATCCCTTTGGGCTTGCTAAGTCTGGTCGTTGGGAGCAGGTCGGAAATGGTCGAGTCCGCATAGACCCTCCTCATGTGGAAAATACCAACCAGCAAGTACATGCTCATTGTCAGTGCAAGGCGAGGCGTGCAGAGGTAGTAGTTAATAAGGACGGCTCGCAAAGCCATGGTACCAGGGGAAGTATTTCGGAGCTTACACGCAAAGAAAAAGAGTATCTTCGAGAACAAGGATTCAATCTATGA
- a CDS encoding PAAR domain-containing protein, whose translation MKDVIRLGDSTTHGGKVLEAFSQTDLNGKPIAGVGHKVSCPLCKGVFPIAEGSSTYTVGGTPIALDGMKTACGAALIASGPKGAVIS comes from the coding sequence ATGAAAGATGTAATCCGCTTGGGCGATTCCACCACTCACGGTGGCAAGGTGCTCGAAGCCTTCTCCCAAACCGACCTCAACGGCAAGCCTATTGCTGGCGTCGGTCACAAGGTTAGCTGCCCGCTTTGCAAAGGGGTTTTCCCAATTGCCGAGGGCAGCAGCACCTACACCGTTGGTGGCACGCCCATCGCTCTGGACGGTATGAAAACTGCCTGTGGCGCCGCGCTCATTGCGAGCGGTCCTAAAGGCGCAGTGATCAGCTGA
- a CDS encoding DUF4265 domain-containing protein: protein MDDKELPVLIQVFVSDEGSPVFEELPAIAMGQDTYELLSSPGLALNLARGDVISIKNKNTHAEVLKRGGNFCIHIYADFIPEDVIAQLETDVGTELGGTLDGVFEGNLSLAVPSSNGMDRINEFFDRFREKTGLEWYYSNVYKNIDDEEDETLLNWWLQS from the coding sequence ATGGACGATAAAGAATTGCCTGTGCTGATTCAGGTGTTTGTATCAGATGAAGGTAGCCCTGTATTCGAGGAGCTCCCTGCAATTGCGATGGGGCAGGATACTTATGAGCTGTTGTCTTCCCCTGGTCTGGCGTTGAATTTGGCTCGAGGTGATGTCATCTCGATAAAAAACAAAAACACCCACGCTGAAGTTCTCAAGCGCGGAGGGAATTTTTGTATTCATATCTACGCCGATTTTATCCCCGAGGACGTCATTGCGCAGCTCGAAACTGATGTCGGTACTGAGCTGGGTGGTACGCTTGATGGCGTTTTCGAAGGCAATCTTTCATTGGCTGTGCCGTCGAGCAACGGGATGGACAGAATCAATGAGTTTTTTGATCGCTTCCGCGAGAAAACCGGCCTCGAATGGTATTACTCCAATGTCTACAAGAACATTGATGATGAAGAAGATGAAACGCTGCTGAATTGGTGGCTGCAGAGCTGA
- a CDS encoding RHS repeat-associated core domain-containing protein, translating into MTTENAVKRQPQVAIVPLNTIDIKDVGRGAARFDAWLQSISGGVVTLDRIKNVAGALPVVGNIMALVDALGDIVTLSKSKRRELLDWVSLGINLIGVLPAPPTMASARMTLRPTLALVRQELRNSAKMLLGDSLIEVLIGHLNATIVGTIDDFVKKAQPKLAGILDDAGTLGKNAVNEIAKGLETVVNGKLDAKGDLNAAGAKMSAAGGQLLHNPKAAIGNIFGAAFSAYKAVGKGAANSAAKNLLPQSAKALVLSHTSTLRALGAEMQTQLKKLGNPGVQHSIGWLLQMLAGSVVTWRKRRSHGQGASVKPAATSKAQHRAGEGRLEATSRQAPATGAANGKKNGACPTTCHSINFAMGSESVSHTDFSLPGPFPIEWVRTYSSRFDAFDDSELGARWVTEFTTHFDCKDDGLVFFGADGRSLDFPLPKVGLFHYDAVENLTLVRSGEDQLLVCFGFERKETYVRRGRSYWLTDVKMRSGAGLMLHYEHRHGDLLVLSDLITYQGDVTQVHLHVGTLIDDQGRLAGLWEIRDGAPVRQLCNYQYDIHGDLVQAQDENGAAWSYQYQHHLLTRYTDRTGRGLNLEWDGQTSQAKAVREWADDGSFDTRLEWDENIRLTYVTDAYGNETWHYYDIKGYTYRIRYADERSEWFFRDDAKNIVRHVHTDGTTDQYSYDERGNLLEHISPDGSVAHYAYDDLNQLIKVSDAEGGQWQRAYDDAGNLVESVDPLGNKTEYAYDKAGQLIAIKDAIGNEKALEYNAAGQVLKYTDCSGKTSEWEYNDRGQMICFTDAAGQSTEYQYKAGHITLIAHPDKAVERFERDAEGRLLAHVDGLDRCTTWSYNAAGLVAERVDACEQTLRYRWDRLGRLIALENENEQRTQFHYDPVGRLLEEKGFDGVGTRYQYDSESGRLARAISGERVISMSFDPMGRLVERHASLGNTTQSESFAYDGNGNMVLATNDQSRLLWFYDLAGNLIREHQHYQSLDAPLVAIWRHEYDPLNQCVATTRPDGHRVSWLTYGSGHLLALKLDDHELVGYERDDLHREVVRHQGNRLRQNQKWDPAGRLQEQLLGRSDDNSTLLKREYKYDAVGQLTELNDTRRGSLIYRYDPVGRLISAASRLGVEKFAFDPASNLLDEKVTEVRRPLDQAPIRSRLVDNLLREYVGTHYEYDDRGNQTLRWQNGQRSRLQWDLFDRLVHFEDDRLSVKYAYDALGRRLYKHSTAHYTNRPEAGSHWNKNEQGRIQRLLGCGLTLYGWDGDNLSWESSPAPIDGGTGRTVHYVYEPGTFVPVAQAIRHASIDLLSQPEYVGGESLEDDPLWSHVPKVQPFDALAWYQCDHLGTPLELTDQDGQVAWSAQYKAWGQAKEQTSASALRHGLSNPIRFQGQYHDHETGLHYNRYRYYDPHVGRFISKDPIGLMGGINLHQYAPNPTQWVDPLGLEKKPPSKRALKDGAGASPQDIAASKVGGGSRKGQAACRKKLIDKSKPVGVYKCWRCGHTSTNPDDMHLGHKNVATSNGGNLADVNVDLEGASCNLSAGNSGYVKEGMSCVERGSCGAPYGR; encoded by the coding sequence ATGACGACTGAGAATGCTGTGAAACGGCAGCCTCAGGTTGCCATTGTTCCGCTCAACACGATCGACATCAAAGACGTTGGGCGCGGTGCCGCGAGATTTGATGCCTGGCTGCAATCCATCAGTGGTGGTGTAGTCACACTGGATCGAATCAAAAACGTCGCGGGCGCCTTGCCTGTGGTGGGCAACATCATGGCGTTGGTCGATGCGCTCGGCGATATCGTAACGTTGTCCAAGAGCAAGCGACGCGAACTGTTGGACTGGGTCAGTCTGGGCATCAACCTCATCGGCGTGCTACCCGCACCGCCTACTATGGCATCGGCGCGGATGACTTTGCGTCCGACCTTGGCACTGGTACGCCAAGAGCTGCGCAACAGCGCCAAAATGCTGTTAGGCGACTCGTTGATCGAAGTGCTGATCGGCCACTTGAACGCTACCATCGTTGGTACGATCGATGATTTCGTAAAAAAGGCTCAGCCCAAGTTGGCTGGCATTCTTGATGATGCCGGCACGCTCGGTAAAAACGCCGTAAACGAGATCGCTAAGGGTCTGGAAACCGTAGTCAACGGCAAACTCGACGCCAAAGGCGACCTCAATGCTGCAGGCGCCAAAATGAGTGCTGCCGGCGGACAATTACTGCATAACCCCAAGGCCGCCATCGGCAATATTTTTGGCGCGGCTTTCAGTGCCTATAAAGCTGTAGGTAAAGGTGCTGCCAATAGCGCCGCTAAGAATCTGCTGCCCCAAAGTGCCAAAGCTTTGGTGCTTAGTCACACGTCCACATTGCGTGCACTGGGCGCAGAGATGCAGACCCAATTAAAAAAACTGGGTAATCCGGGTGTGCAACATTCGATCGGTTGGCTCCTGCAGATGCTGGCTGGGTCTGTGGTGACCTGGCGCAAGCGTCGGTCACATGGACAGGGCGCCAGCGTCAAGCCAGCGGCGACCAGCAAGGCCCAGCACAGGGCGGGAGAGGGTCGTCTAGAGGCCACGAGTCGCCAAGCGCCGGCGACAGGTGCCGCCAACGGCAAGAAAAACGGCGCGTGCCCGACCACGTGCCACAGCATCAACTTTGCGATGGGCTCCGAGTCAGTAAGTCATACCGATTTCTCCCTGCCAGGCCCATTTCCTATCGAATGGGTGCGCACCTATAGTTCCCGGTTTGACGCTTTTGACGATAGCGAACTGGGGGCACGGTGGGTGACAGAGTTCACTACCCACTTTGACTGCAAGGATGATGGTCTAGTTTTTTTTGGAGCCGATGGTCGTAGCCTCGATTTCCCACTGCCCAAGGTAGGCCTCTTTCACTATGACGCCGTTGAAAATCTCACGCTGGTTCGCTCCGGTGAGGATCAACTGCTCGTCTGCTTCGGTTTTGAGCGCAAGGAAACTTATGTCCGTCGTGGTCGTTCCTACTGGCTGACGGACGTCAAAATGCGCAGTGGAGCAGGGCTGATGCTGCACTACGAGCATCGTCATGGGGACCTCTTAGTATTATCCGATCTGATTACCTATCAAGGTGACGTTACGCAAGTCCACCTACACGTCGGAACCTTGATAGACGATCAAGGACGACTGGCAGGCCTCTGGGAAATTCGTGACGGTGCTCCTGTTCGCCAATTGTGTAACTACCAATACGATATCCATGGCGACTTGGTCCAGGCACAGGATGAGAACGGTGCTGCCTGGAGTTATCAATATCAGCATCACCTCCTGACTCGATATACGGATCGCACCGGCCGCGGTTTGAATCTGGAGTGGGATGGTCAAACATCGCAAGCGAAGGCTGTGCGGGAGTGGGCTGATGACGGCAGTTTCGATACCCGCCTCGAGTGGGACGAAAACATCCGTCTGACTTACGTCACTGATGCTTATGGCAACGAAACTTGGCATTACTACGACATCAAGGGATATACCTACCGGATTCGTTATGCCGATGAACGTTCGGAGTGGTTCTTTCGAGATGATGCGAAGAACATCGTTCGTCACGTTCACACAGATGGCACCACCGACCAATACAGCTATGACGAGCGCGGTAATTTGCTCGAACATATCAGTCCGGATGGCAGTGTCGCTCACTACGCCTACGATGATCTCAACCAACTGATCAAGGTAAGTGATGCAGAAGGTGGTCAGTGGCAACGTGCTTACGATGATGCCGGCAATTTGGTGGAGTCCGTCGATCCGCTTGGGAATAAGACGGAGTATGCCTACGACAAAGCAGGTCAGTTGATCGCTATCAAGGACGCAATCGGCAACGAAAAAGCGCTTGAGTACAACGCTGCTGGTCAGGTTCTGAAATATACCGATTGCTCTGGCAAGACAAGCGAATGGGAATACAACGATCGCGGTCAGATGATTTGTTTCACCGACGCTGCAGGGCAAAGCACCGAGTATCAGTACAAAGCTGGACATATCACTTTGATAGCGCATCCAGATAAGGCCGTAGAGCGATTCGAGCGTGATGCCGAAGGGCGTCTGCTTGCTCATGTTGACGGTCTGGATCGCTGTACGACATGGAGCTATAACGCCGCCGGGTTAGTTGCCGAGCGCGTAGACGCCTGCGAGCAAACGCTTCGTTACCGTTGGGACCGGCTAGGCCGCCTTATAGCGCTGGAAAACGAAAACGAGCAGCGCACCCAATTTCACTATGATCCTGTCGGAAGGTTGCTTGAGGAAAAAGGATTCGATGGCGTTGGTACGCGCTATCAGTACGATTCTGAGAGCGGGCGTTTGGCGAGAGCCATCAGCGGTGAGCGCGTCATTTCGATGTCGTTTGACCCCATGGGACGGCTTGTCGAACGCCATGCGAGCTTGGGCAATACCACTCAAAGTGAATCCTTTGCGTATGACGGTAACGGCAACATGGTTTTGGCCACGAATGACCAAAGCCGATTGCTGTGGTTCTATGATTTGGCCGGTAATCTGATCAGAGAGCATCAGCATTATCAGAGTCTGGATGCACCGCTCGTTGCAATCTGGAGGCACGAGTACGATCCCCTCAACCAGTGTGTCGCTACGACCCGCCCGGATGGTCACAGGGTGAGTTGGTTGACGTACGGCAGTGGGCATTTGCTTGCGTTAAAACTGGATGATCATGAGCTGGTCGGTTATGAGCGAGATGATCTACATCGTGAGGTCGTTCGTCATCAAGGCAATCGGCTGCGCCAGAATCAAAAGTGGGACCCGGCAGGTCGCCTGCAGGAGCAATTGCTAGGCCGAAGTGATGACAATTCCACTTTGCTGAAGCGCGAATACAAATACGATGCGGTCGGCCAGTTGACCGAGCTAAACGACACGCGTCGCGGATCGCTGATCTATCGTTACGATCCAGTCGGGCGACTGATCAGCGCAGCAAGCCGCCTCGGCGTTGAAAAATTCGCTTTCGATCCTGCCAGTAACCTGCTCGATGAGAAGGTGACAGAAGTACGCCGTCCTCTTGATCAGGCCCCAATACGCAGTCGGTTGGTAGACAATCTTCTACGTGAATACGTCGGCACCCATTACGAGTATGACGATCGTGGCAATCAGACGCTGCGTTGGCAGAATGGTCAACGCAGTCGATTGCAATGGGACCTGTTCGATAGGTTGGTTCATTTCGAGGATGATCGTCTCTCGGTCAAATATGCCTACGACGCCTTGGGTCGCCGGCTGTATAAGCATTCAACCGCCCATTATACAAATCGTCCTGAAGCAGGTTCCCACTGGAATAAAAATGAGCAGGGACGTATTCAGCGTTTGCTTGGCTGCGGCCTGACTTTGTACGGGTGGGACGGAGATAATCTTTCTTGGGAAAGCAGTCCTGCGCCTATCGATGGGGGTACTGGTCGCACAGTCCACTACGTTTATGAACCCGGCACGTTTGTTCCGGTGGCTCAAGCGATCAGACACGCCTCGATTGATCTGTTAAGCCAGCCTGAATATGTCGGTGGCGAGAGTCTTGAAGATGACCCGCTTTGGAGTCATGTGCCCAAAGTACAACCGTTTGATGCCTTGGCTTGGTATCAGTGTGACCATTTAGGCACACCATTAGAGCTTACCGATCAGGACGGTCAGGTCGCCTGGAGCGCTCAATACAAGGCGTGGGGGCAGGCAAAAGAACAGACATCAGCCTCAGCATTACGGCATGGGCTGAGCAATCCAATTCGTTTCCAAGGTCAGTACCACGATCATGAAACAGGCTTGCACTACAACCGATACAGGTACTACGACCCCCATGTAGGTCGCTTCATCTCAAAGGATCCGATAGGTCTGATGGGGGGCATAAACCTTCATCAATACGCACCTAACCCAACTCAATGGGTGGACCCTTTAGGGCTGGAGAAGAAACCGCCATCCAAGCGCGCCTTAAAAGACGGCGCTGGAGCATCGCCTCAAGATATCGCTGCGAGTAAGGTCGGCGGAGGCAGTCGAAAAGGGCAGGCGGCTTGTCGCAAAAAACTCATCGATAAAAGTAAGCCGGTGGGCGTTTACAAGTGCTGGCGGTGCGGACATACCTCTACCAATCCTGATGACATGCACTTGGGGCATAAAAATGTGGCCACCTCAAATGGGGGCAACCTTGCCGATGTCAACGTAGATCTTGAGGGCGCTTCGTGTAACCTGAGTGCGGGAAATAGCGGTTACGTGAAAGAAGGGATGTCGTGTGTCGAACGTGGAAGTTGTGGAGCGCCATATGGACGATAA